A stretch of Telopea speciosissima isolate NSW1024214 ecotype Mountain lineage chromosome 11, Tspe_v1, whole genome shotgun sequence DNA encodes these proteins:
- the LOC122645609 gene encoding rust resistance kinase Lr10-like — protein MMSIKKYRDYKSDKIEKENQVRILKFLDGYKSLKPSRYTFADIKRITNQFKEKLGQGSYGSVYKGKLSNEILVAVKVLNNSTGVGEDFINEVGTIGTIHHINVVRLVGFCADGYRRALVYEFLPNGSLEKFIFSRDTKRPILGWEKLQDIAIGIAKGIEYLHQGCDLRILHFDIKPHNILLDDNFNPKISDFGLAKLFSKDESAISMTTARGTIGYIALEVFSRNFGHVSHKSDVYSFGIMLLEMVGGRKNIDNTVENTSQVYFSQWIYNHLSHGKELEIRIDEDGDASIANKLTIVALWCIQWYLVDHPSMKAVVQMLEGERESLIMPPSPFESTMPSKTNVANSERPFCMKLPIVSE, from the coding sequence ATGATGTCCATCAAAAAATATCGTGACTACAAATCagataaaattgaaaaagaaaaccaagtgaGGATTCTAAAGTTCTTAGATGGCTACAAATCCCTCAAGCCCTCAAGGTACACATTTGCTGACATTAAGAGGATTACAAATCAATTTAAGGAAAAGTTGGGACAAGGAAGTTATGGTAGTGTGTACAAAGGAAAGCTTTCCAATGAAATTCTAGTTGCTGTTAAGGTCCTCAACAATTCCACTGGAGTTGGAGAGGACTTCATTAATGAAGTTGGCACAATAGGTACGATTCATCATATAAATGTGGTTCGCTTAGTTGGTTTCTGCGCAGATGGATATAGACGAGCACTTGTCTATGAATTTTTGCCAAATGGGTCACTAGAGAAGTTCATCTTTTCAAGAGATACTAAGAGACCAATCCTTGGTTGGGAGAAACTTCAAGATATAGCTATTGGCATAGCCAAAGGAATAGAATACCTTCATCAAGGGTGTGATCTACGTATACTTCATTTCGACATTAAACCTCataatatcttattagacgACAACTTCAACCCTAAGATCTCTGATTTTGGGCTTGCAAAATTATTTTCCAAGGACGAGAGTGCCATCTCCATGACTACAGCAAGAGGGACAATAGGATATATTGCCCTTGAAGTGTTTTCTAGGAACTTTGGTCATGTTTCTCATAAATCAGATGTTTATAGTTTTGGAATAATGTTGCTTGAAATGGTTGGTGGGAGAAAGAACATTGACAACACTGTAGAGAACACTAGCCAAGTGTACTTCTCCCAATGGATCTACAATCATCTGAGCCATGGGAAAGAGTTGGAAATCAGGATAGATGAAGATGGAGATGCAAGCATTGCTAACAAGCTAACAATTGTGGCTCTTTGGTGTATCCAGTGGTACCTAGTTGATCACCCTTCAATGAAAGCAGTGGTTCAGATgttggaaggagagagagagagcttgatCATGCCACCCAGTCCTTTTGAGTCTACAATGCCTTCAAAAACTAATGTAGCTAATAGTGAAAGACCCTTCTGCATGAAGTTACCAATCGTCTCTGAATAA